Below is a window of Fundulus heteroclitus isolate FHET01 unplaced genomic scaffold, MU-UCD_Fhet_4.1 scaffold_54, whole genome shotgun sequence DNA.
TAAAAGTTGTTGAGTTGACACCAATAGATGCTGGCATTGGGCTGCTCATTGGTGTAAATTCCCCCAAAGCATTGGAACCTTGGAAAATAGTTAACAGTGAAGGTAGTGGGCCTTATGCTGTGCTAACACGCCTTGGTTGGGTTGTTAATGGTCCACTCAGTCAGGGTAGTGAAGAAAATGGACATGTTGTTGGTTCTATGCAGGCGAACCGTATCTCTATAAGAAGTTTGGAAGAAATGCTGGTCAGTCAGTATAACCAGGATTTTGTAGAGCACAAGTGCAATGAGCATACTGAAATGTCTGTAGAAGACAAACAGTTCATGGACATCATGTCAAAGTCAGCGGTGCTTAAAGATGGTCATTATTACCTGAAGTTACCCTTTCGTAATCCTGAAGTAAAAATGCCCAACAACAAACAGGTTGCCCAGCAGAGGGCGCAATATCTGTTAAAACGATTTCAGAAAGATAAGCTATTCTTTGACGAGTACAAAGAATTTATGCATAATGTTGATGTGGAAGGGCATTCAGAAATCATACCACAAGATCAAATggaacatgaagaaggaaaggTGTGGTACATACCTCATCATGGGGTCTACCACCCCCGTAAGAAAACACTGCGTGTTGTCTATGATTGTGCTGCAATGTATGCTGGAACATCATTGAACAAAGAGCTGTTACAGGGACCAGACTTGACTAGCACCTTATTAGGAGTGCTCCTTCGTTTTCGGCAAGGTCCAATTGCCCTTATGACAGACATTAAAGGCATGTTCCACCAAGTCAGAGTTGCTCAGGAACATGTAAATTACCTACGTTTTCTCTGGTGGCCCCATGGTGACATCACAAAAGAGCTTGTTGAGCATAGAATGTTGGTCCATATTTTTGGTGCAGTCTCTTCCCCTAGTTGTGCCACATATGCACTTTTAAAGACTGCTGATGACAACCAACATCTGTACCCAGAAGAGGTTATTAATACAATCAGACACAGCTTCTATGTAGATGACTGTCTCAGGTCTGTCCAGACTGTTGATCAGGCCATTTCTCTTTATCAACAACTCACTGAGGTGTGTGCCAAGGGGGGATTTAGGCTCAATAAATGGGTGTGTAGTGAGCGCTCTGTCCTCTCtcagatccctgaggaaaacaGAGCAACAGGTGTAAGGATGCTAGATCTTAGCCGGGAACAGCTTCCCACTGAAAGAGCCTTGGGGGTGCAATGGGACGTTGAACAGGATGTTTTCACCTTTAGCATTGTAAACAAGCACAAACCACTAACAAGACGTGGTATTTTGTCCATCGTCAGCTCTATTTACGACCCTTTGGGTTTCTTAGCTCCAGTTATTCTCACTGCTAAACAGATTCTTCAACATTTATGTAAACTGAAGTTTGGCTGGGATGAGACAATTCCACTAGAAATAGCACAAGTTTGGGACAAGTGGGTCAAAGATTTAGTTCTTCTTGACAACTTAAGTATCAGAAGATGCATCACACCCAAAGGATTTGGGGAAATAAGAAGTGCACAACTGCATCACTTTAGTGATGCCAGTGAAACTGGGTTTGGTGCTGTGTCTTATCTTAGGCTATCTAATAGTAAACAGGAAGTGTGTGTTTCCTTTGTTATTGGTAAAGCAAGGGTAGCACCAGTAAAACAAATTACTATACCACAACTTGAACTTGCTGCTGCAGTTTTAGCTGTGCGACTCGACAAGATGCTGTCAGTTCAACTTGGACTCAATATGAGTGAATCAGTCTTTTGGTCTGACAGTACAACCGTCCTGCAGTACATTGCAAACACAACGACACGGTTCAAAACATATGTAGCTAATAGAGTGTCCATTATTCGTGATCTTACAAAGGTCACTCAGTGGAGATACATCAGCTCAAAGTTGAATCCAGCTGACCAAGCCTCTCGAGGCATGAAGATTGGTTCTTTTTTAAAGTCTTCCACCTGGATCAGTGGGCCGGAATTTCTCACAAAACCTGAGATCCAATGGCCAGCAGTGGTTAAACAAATACCTGTCCATTTGGAAGCTGATCCAGAGGTTAAAGAGCAGGTCTTGACATGTGCAGCTGTGCTGGAAGAAGTGTGTCCCACCACCAAGCTGCTAATGTACTTTTCCAGTTGGACAAAGCTAAAAAGATGTGTAGCATGGATCCTGAAACTAAAAGAAATGCTACGAACAAAGAAATTGCTAACTGCACACTGTGGAAATCAAATGTGTGACAAGCAGGACAATAAAACGGATGCTCAGCTCACAACTGATGATCTGTTCAAGGCTGAGGAAGCCATAGTGAGCTTTgtgcagagaaaacattttGGTACTGAAATGGCTGCCCTGAGCTCTGGTGCAGTGAAAAAGTCAAGTCATCTGTACAAGCTTGATCCTGTTGTTACTGATGGTGTGTTGAGAGTGGGCGGCAGACTGAGCAAAGCAGCATtacctgaaaaaacaaaacatcctgCAATATTGCCCAAAGAAAGCCATGTTTCAAAGCTCATTCTTCAACACATCCATGAAAAAGTTGGACACAGAGGAAGAAATCACATGCTTTCTACCCTTCGGCGACAGTACTGGATCCCTCATGCTAATTCAGCAGCCAGAAAGATCATCAGAAACTGTATGGTGTGTCAAAAACAACGACAAAAGCCAGGTGAGCAAAAAATGTCAGATCTTCCTATTGACAGAATCTCAACTGATCTTCCACCATTTACGTATGTTGGTGCTGATTACTTTGGACCAATAGAAGTGAAGAGAGGGAGAACTATTGTTAAAAGATATGGAGTTCTCTTCACATGCCTAACCTGTCGTGCAGTTCACCTTGAGGTGGCACATTCTCTCGACACAGATTCCTGCATAAACGCCATCAGGAGATTCATCTGCCGCAGAGGACAAGTCAAGGAAATCCGGTCGGACAACGGAACCAACTTTGTCAGCTCAAATCGTGAGTTGAAGCAAGCCATGTTGGAGCTAAAGCAAAGCAACATCCAAAAATGCTTAGCACAAGATGGCATAAAGTGGACTTTCAACCCTCCTTATGGAGCCCATCATGGTGGTGTATGGGAGCGCCTGGTGCAGGAAATAAAGAGAGTACTGTGCTCCATCACAAACCAGCAAGTACTAGACGATGAAGGCTTGCACACAGTTTTATGTGAGGTGGAGGCTATATTAAATGATCGCCCGATTACACCTTCTTCTGAAGATCCCAATGATTTAGAGGCTCTTACTCCAAATCATTTGCTCCAGTTAAAAGGTAAGCCTGTGCTGCCGCCAGGTTTGTTCAAAAAGGAGGACCTGTACATACGGAGACGTTGGAAACAAGCCCAATACATTGTGGATCTGTTCTGGAAACGGTGGGTGAAAGAATATCTCCCCATGTTGCAAGAACGACGGAAATGGAACAAGACTCGCAGGAACTTTGCCATTGATGATGTGGTGCTAATTGTTGACGAGGCTGCTCCAAGAAATTCTTGGCCTATTGGACGCATCACAGAAACCATGGCCGATGCATGTGGATTGGTACGACGTGTTCGGGTCAAGACGAGAACAAATGAGCTGGAAAAGCCGATTAACAAGATATGTCTCCTGCTGGAGGCTGTGTAGAGACAACAGCAAACGTTTGTCTCCAACTGAGCTAAGTTCTAGAACCTCTGGCTCTACATTTACACTGATACTCATTTACTGACATGCTGAACATCTCATTCTGCTACATACACTtttttatacacacacagaccatACACATGGACAAGAGAAGAACATGGAAGTCATGGAACACTgactgtttttgctttatttattttttcactaagAAGACATATGGACTGCaaaaattgctttattttttattaagaagACATAtggactgcaaaaaaaaaaaaagtgtatcatGGACTGTTGCAtaagtttgtttaaataatttttgtaaaTAGAAAGATATTGAAGAGCTAATTCTGCTAATGTTGATATAAATTTTGCATTGGTTATTGGCCACTTATGTAGCTATTAGACATAATTCTTGTACATGAATTAGGGGCCGGGATGTTGTGGCcatttatgatatattttttggattgtattttctaacaatttagttttcttcttttgggtagttggaatatatttaagttagtttagaaccaaaatttgtaattaatttttagATTTGAAATGTTTAGATTACGTTGTTAATTGTTAGACCCTCCCATTAATTTAAGTAATTAAGAACACACCGGGTGCTTGGTGGAGATGTATCGTTTGGTAAATGTCTGGTGTGGACGGGAGGTTTTGGTAAATGATTTTTTGACCACTTTTAGAACTTCAAACGGcaaatttagattatttttcgtTTTCAACAAGTTGTAAGACattttttagtctttattttgtctatattttttttttaagaaataaatccCATATTTTTGCAAACCAATGAAGTAAGAAGTGCGTACAAATCAAACCACCTGTTACCACCCACGGCCTATATTGGAATTTTGGTTTTTTGGAACATGGAAGGCCGCGACATGATATATTAAGATCCAGAATCAGAAAGTGCTCCTAAACATAAAGTGATCTGCAAAAGTATTGTCCCTTTTAACGTTTTGATATTTTATCACAGTACAAAGACAAAGTCAAAGTTTAATGCATGTTTTTATCAGGATTGACTCACTGTAGCGAACCTCTGTGAGGAAAAAGCCAAAAGAAAAAGTGATTTGAAAAGTGAACgaaacatgtttttcaaaatctttcataaattaaatatgaaaagtgtAGCATTGTTTTTAGCCTGTTAACTTTATGTGTGAGTCCTTTTAgctgctcccttattcaggggTCACTACAgcaagtcattacaacttgcaGACAGACTTGGCAGACTTTTTTACAGGAGGCAAAAATTGATACAGCTCTCCCGTATCAAAGATGTggaccagagctacaatggaagggAAGACCTAAATTCAGTTGAGGAATGGCAAAAATCTGAGTCTGTAAATATAACAAAGCTAGTAGAGTCATATGTGGTTCTACAAATTATTCACtcagtgagaaaaaaatacaaattcaggCCTAATTTTCCAATTTTTTAAGTGTAATCAGTTCTGATAAACctattccttttcttttcacaatAAGGAGCTACTTAcagataatatatataaaatatctaGAACTTTGTGGTTGTAC
It encodes the following:
- the LOC118561046 gene encoding uncharacterized protein LOC118561046, producing MLSTLRRQYWIPHANSAARKIIRNCMVCQKQRQKPDSCINAIRRFICRRGQVKEIRSDNGTNFVSSNRELKQAMLELKQSNIQKCLAQDGIKWTFNPPYGAHHGGVWERLVQEIKRVLCSITNQQVLDDEGLHTVLCEVEAILNDRPITPSSEDPNDLEALTPNHLLQLKGKPVLPPGLFKKEDLYIRRRWKQAQYIVDLFWKRWVKEYLPMLQERRKWNKTRRNFAIDDVVLIVDEAAPRNSWPIGRITETMADACGLVRRVRVKTRTNELEKPINKICLLLEAV